In a genomic window of Dyadobacter fermentans DSM 18053:
- a CDS encoding DUF6984 family protein has product MSNIRPIRGEELDLIHFLLEKLELDPIDYPVNEMVDEYEGGKMGSISLGGNVNGYAGDLIQAEYVDIDDTPVVITLTQDTEGHLLDLDFWKVDFTKLLEYPTPDKLIFGKTPEG; this is encoded by the coding sequence ATGAGTAATATCAGACCGATCCGCGGCGAGGAACTTGACCTCATCCATTTCCTGCTCGAAAAACTGGAACTCGACCCGATCGACTACCCGGTGAATGAAATGGTAGACGAATATGAGGGCGGAAAAATGGGCAGTATCAGTTTGGGAGGCAATGTAAATGGCTACGCCGGCGACCTCATTCAGGCCGAATATGTGGATATCGACGACACACCGGTAGTGATCACATTAACTCAGGATACCGAGGGCCATTTGCTCGACCTTGATTTCTGGAAGGTAGATTTTACCAAATTGCTGGAATACCCGACACCGGACAAGCTAATTTTCGGCAAAACGCCCGAGGGATAA
- a CDS encoding DUF5615 family PIN-like protein, whose translation MSPKYLIDVNLPYYFSFWNNPEYIHQLDIERTAKDSDIWSYAQRGAMTIVTKDSDFSNRMLVSLPPPRVIHFRVGNITMKAFHSLVAGIWNEAIELSENYKLVVIFDDKIEAFN comes from the coding sequence ATGTCGCCTAAATATCTGATCGACGTCAATTTACCTTACTACTTCTCATTTTGGAATAATCCGGAATATATTCATCAATTGGATATTGAACGTACTGCGAAGGATTCGGATATCTGGTCGTATGCACAGCGTGGTGCGATGACGATCGTTACCAAAGACTCAGATTTTTCCAATAGAATGCTGGTTTCCCTCCCTCCGCCGCGCGTGATACATTTTCGCGTCGGTAACATCACGATGAAAGCATTCCATTCACTCGTTGCCGGAATATGGAACGAAGCGATTGAATTGAGCGAAAACTACAAACTGGTAGTGATCTTCGATGATAAAATAGAAGCGTTCAACTGA
- a CDS encoding DUF433 domain-containing protein, which yields MTTYITERIAIDPDICNGKPIIRGMRITVQTVLEFLFAGTTRDELLYQYPALENEDIDACFEFTIEMMNRNYFIKDIKHVA from the coding sequence ATGACGACTTACATCACTGAGCGAATAGCCATTGATCCCGACATTTGCAATGGCAAACCGATTATAAGAGGAATGCGAATCACGGTTCAAACTGTACTAGAGTTTCTTTTTGCAGGAACTACACGTGACGAATTGCTGTACCAATATCCTGCGCTTGAAAATGAGGATATAGACGCATGCTTTGAATTTACTATTGAGATGATGAACCGAAATTATTTCATCAAAGACATAAAGCATGTCGCCTAA